A single Fusobacterium perfoetens ATCC 29250 DNA region contains:
- a CDS encoding ROK family protein — MYQKKVKESNKNNIFKYIFEKKKSFVINDIAENLNITFPTVKKIINSFLKQNIIFESQKVGTGVGRKAMEYELNENFCYSIGILASSTKIKFILTNAIGKILKQQIYELQTSDRRNELLNSTKDFLNEINPNIKKKLIGIGISVPGIVSEEYNFIEFSSKEKIVLSFIEELKNLFHIPVLIENESNLSAIAEAFLTNNYIYSSFTVLTINEYVGISSFHQDSLNNTLFFKAGRLHHMVIESNGKLCECGTHGCWGTYVSDKVLLNDFQKYFPSIKTYNEIFDLKYHETNIGASLIDNYLEYLAIGIKNILFFSNPEKLIISGNISIYKEYIADKLIEKIYKNHIFYRGKETIVFSSLNENGSIIGAAMFPILDKII, encoded by the coding sequence ATGTATCAGAAAAAAGTAAAAGAATCTAACAAAAATAATATTTTTAAATATATCTTTGAAAAGAAAAAATCTTTTGTAATAAATGATATTGCTGAAAATCTCAATATTACATTTCCAACTGTAAAAAAAATTATTAACTCTTTTTTAAAACAAAATATAATTTTTGAAAGCCAGAAAGTTGGAACTGGTGTTGGAAGAAAAGCAATGGAATATGAACTTAATGAAAACTTTTGTTATTCGATAGGAATTTTGGCTTCTTCTACAAAAATTAAATTTATCCTAACTAATGCAATTGGAAAAATTCTAAAACAACAAATTTATGAATTACAAACATCTGATCGAAGAAATGAACTTTTAAATTCTACTAAAGATTTTTTGAATGAAATTAATCCTAATATAAAAAAGAAATTAATAGGTATAGGAATATCTGTTCCAGGGATTGTTAGTGAAGAGTATAACTTTATAGAATTTTCTTCTAAAGAAAAAATTGTTCTTTCTTTTATTGAAGAACTTAAAAATTTATTTCACATTCCTGTATTAATAGAAAATGAATCAAATTTGTCTGCCATTGCTGAAGCATTTTTAACTAATAATTATATTTATTCAAGCTTTACAGTTTTAACTATAAATGAATATGTTGGAATTAGCAGTTTCCATCAAGATTCTTTAAATAATACTCTCTTTTTTAAAGCTGGAAGACTTCATCATATGGTTATAGAATCAAATGGCAAATTATGTGAATGTGGAACACATGGATGTTGGGGAACTTATGTTTCAGATAAAGTTTTACTTAATGACTTCCAAAAATATTTTCCCTCTATTAAAACTTATAATGAAATTTTTGATTTAAAATATCATGAAACTAATATAGGTGCTTCTCTCATAGATAATTATTTAGAATACCTAGCAATTGGAATAAAAAATATTTTATTCTTTTCAAATCCAGAAAAATTAATAATTTCTGGTAATATTTCTATTTATAAAGAATATATAGCTGATAAATTAATTGAAAAAATATATAAAAATCATATTTTTTATCGTGGTAAAGAAACCATAGTGTTTTCATCTTTAAATGAAAATGGAAGTATCATAGGAGCTGCTATGTTTCCTATATTAGATAAAATAATTTAA
- a CDS encoding Na+/H+ antiporter family protein: MLLFNPVVISVIVMGILCLLRLNVMLSMIVASLVAGMMSGMGLGLTMKYLVAGMGGNSETALSYILLGTLAVAINQTGLASIMSKKIANLVNGRKKVLILLIAFLACFSQNLIPVHIAFIPILIPPLLKMMNHLKIDRRAVACALTFGVKVPYIVLPVGFGLIFHTIVKEQLNANGYNITLDQVWKSNWFLGIAMLLGLLIAVFITYRKDREYQDLPLKGFTEDKNIPDHMTKEHWITLGAAILAFGVQLITGSLPLGAIAALIVMMIFRVINLKEIDNLLNGGVMIMGLIAFVMLVAAGYGNVIRETNAIPVLVEGVVSIIGTNKLIASFVMLTVGLFVSIGLGSSFGTIPILAVIYCPLALKLGFSPTAMIILITTAGALGDAGSPASDSTLGPTSGLNADGQHQHITDTCIPTFSHYTVLLFIFGLIGATIF, from the coding sequence ATGTTATTATTTAATCCAGTAGTAATTTCAGTTATAGTTATGGGAATATTATGTTTATTACGATTGAATGTGATGCTTTCTATGATTGTAGCTTCATTAGTAGCCGGGATGATGTCAGGAATGGGACTAGGACTGACCATGAAATATTTAGTTGCTGGAATGGGAGGAAATTCTGAAACAGCACTAAGTTATATTTTATTAGGAACTTTAGCAGTAGCAATAAATCAAACAGGATTAGCTAGTATAATGTCTAAAAAAATAGCTAATTTAGTTAATGGTAGAAAAAAAGTTTTAATATTATTAATAGCTTTTTTAGCTTGTTTTTCACAAAATTTAATACCAGTTCACATTGCTTTTATACCAATTCTTATTCCACCGTTATTAAAAATGATGAATCATTTGAAGATTGATAGAAGAGCAGTTGCATGTGCTTTAACATTTGGAGTAAAAGTTCCTTATATAGTCTTACCAGTAGGATTTGGATTAATTTTTCATACTATAGTTAAAGAACAATTAAATGCAAATGGTTATAATATAACATTAGATCAAGTTTGGAAATCTAATTGGTTTTTGGGAATTGCAATGTTATTAGGATTATTAATAGCAGTATTTATAACTTATAGAAAAGATAGAGAATATCAAGATTTACCATTAAAAGGTTTTACAGAAGATAAAAATATTCCAGACCATATGACAAAAGAACATTGGATAACATTAGGGGCAGCTATTTTAGCTTTTGGAGTTCAATTGATAACTGGTTCTTTACCTCTGGGAGCAATAGCAGCTTTAATAGTAATGATGATTTTTAGAGTAATAAATTTAAAAGAAATAGATAATTTATTAAATGGTGGAGTAATGATAATGGGACTTATAGCATTTGTAATGTTAGTAGCGGCTGGATATGGAAATGTTATCAGAGAAACGAATGCGATACCAGTATTAGTTGAAGGAGTTGTATCTATAATTGGAACAAATAAATTAATAGCATCATTTGTAATGTTAACAGTTGGACTTTTTGTATCAATAGGCTTGGGAAGTTCATTTGGAACTATACCAATTTTAGCTGTAATTTATTGTCCTTTGGCATTAAAACTAGGATTTTCTCCTACAGCAATGATAATATTAATAACTACAGCAGGAGCGTTAGGAGATGCTGGATCTCCTGCATCAGATTCTACTCTTGGGCCTACATCAGGATTGAATGCTGATGGACAACATCAACATATAACAGATACATGTATACCTACTTTTAGTCATTATACAGTATTGTTATTTATTTTTGGATTAATAGGAGCAACAATATTTTAA
- the tsaB gene encoding tRNA (adenosine(37)-N6)-threonylcarbamoyltransferase complex dimerization subunit type 1 TsaB, protein MLILGIDTSTNVGSIGVYSDKKGLLGEITVNINKTHSENIMVMVDNLLNLLEIDIKDIEKIAVSIGPGSFTGIRIGVAVAKGLAFANNCKIVGVNELDIIAGNSTNNDCEICSIIDARKERGYYCSFRYENETLKQLEEYQVGELREYLETRKNKKTLYLGDGAIKYRSLIEEIVGKDNCIFTNNSLNLPRAGVLCEISKDREDNIYTMEPIYLSKSQAEREKEK, encoded by the coding sequence ATGTTAATCTTAGGAATTGATACTTCTACAAATGTTGGAAGTATAGGAGTATATTCTGATAAAAAAGGATTACTAGGAGAAATAACAGTAAATATTAATAAAACTCATTCTGAAAACATTATGGTAATGGTTGACAATTTATTAAATCTTTTAGAAATAGATATAAAAGATATAGAAAAAATTGCTGTAAGTATAGGACCAGGTTCTTTTACAGGAATAAGAATAGGAGTAGCTGTTGCCAAAGGATTAGCTTTTGCAAATAATTGTAAAATAGTTGGAGTTAACGAACTTGATATTATTGCAGGAAATTCAACAAATAATGATTGTGAAATTTGTTCAATAATAGACGCTAGAAAAGAAAGAGGATATTACTGTAGTTTTAGATATGAAAATGAAACTTTAAAACAATTAGAAGAGTATCAAGTTGGAGAATTAAGAGAATATTTAGAAACTAGAAAAAATAAAAAAACTCTTTATTTAGGTGATGGAGCTATAAAATATAGAAGTTTGATTGAGGAGATTGTAGGAAAAGATAATTGTATTTTTACAAATAATTCTTTAAATTTACCTAGAGCAGGAGTTTTATGTGAAATTTCAAAAGATAGAGAAGATAATATCTATACAATGGAACCTATATATTTAAGTAAATCACAAGCAGAAAGAGAAAAGGAAAAATAA
- a CDS encoding universal stress protein, which produces MKKILIPLDGTERSMHSIDLVKNLYTTDEIELILMYVKEDAKLFIEEKDFLEAEKEMQDIVAPAIKQLEGYKVACEVGFVEPGKEILKSAAMNKVDIIIMTKSTKKGLTRMIGSVTSYVVKHAPCIVMIVPE; this is translated from the coding sequence ATGAAAAAAATTCTTATACCATTAGATGGAACAGAAAGAAGTATGCATTCTATTGATTTGGTAAAAAATTTGTATACTACTGATGAGATAGAATTAATATTGATGTATGTTAAAGAAGATGCCAAACTTTTTATTGAAGAAAAAGATTTTTTAGAAGCTGAAAAAGAGATGCAAGATATAGTAGCTCCAGCTATAAAACAACTAGAAGGATATAAAGTTGCTTGTGAAGTTGGATTTGTAGAGCCAGGAAAAGAAATTCTAAAATCAGCTGCAATGAATAAAGTTGATATTATAATAATGACTAAATCTACTAAAAAAGGACTTACTCGTATGATTGGTTCTGTAACTAGTTATGTAGTAAAACATGCTCCTTGTATAGTAATGATAGTTCCTGAATAA
- the hutH gene encoding histidine ammonia-lyase: MSILMIGDKKLTLEDLINVTRKGYQVEISESAYEKIARARKLVDTYVEEKRVSYGITTGFGKFCDTVVSKEETGILQKNLIMSHSCGVGNPLPIDVVRGIMLLRVVNLTKGYSGARKITVDTLVEMLNKGVTPFVPEKGSLGASGDLAPLSHIVLVMLGLGKAYYQGVLMDGKEAMEKGGVKILPELSSKEGLALINGTQVMTSVGAHVTYDAINLMKHLDLAGALTIEALNGITCAFDPRVHEIRGHQGQIRTAENFRRILEGSRNTTKQGQLRVQDPYVLRCIPQIHGASKDALEYLRYKVEMEMDAVTDNPIIFCETDDVISGGNFHGQPMALIFDYLGIAISEMANVSERRIERLVNPNLNFGLPAFLVENGGVNSGFMIVQYAAAAVVSENKVLAHPASVDSIPSSANQEDHVSMGTIAARKAGEILKNARKVIAMEMLCACQGVDLRKAQDKLGEGTRDAYRLVREKVSYYDADRVMHLDIDSVENLIESNKVVEAVEKVIGEMKI; this comes from the coding sequence ATGTCAATACTTATGATAGGAGATAAAAAACTAACTCTAGAAGATTTAATTAATGTTACAAGAAAAGGTTATCAAGTGGAAATATCAGAAAGTGCTTATGAAAAAATAGCTAGAGCAAGAAAATTGGTAGATACTTATGTAGAAGAAAAAAGAGTTTCTTATGGAATAACAACAGGATTTGGAAAATTTTGTGATACAGTAGTTTCAAAAGAAGAAACAGGTATTTTACAAAAAAATTTAATAATGAGTCATTCTTGTGGAGTTGGAAATCCTTTACCAATAGATGTAGTTAGAGGAATTATGCTTTTAAGAGTAGTAAATCTAACAAAAGGATATTCAGGAGCTAGAAAAATTACAGTAGATACTTTAGTTGAAATGTTAAATAAAGGAGTAACTCCATTTGTTCCAGAGAAAGGTTCTTTAGGTGCATCAGGAGATTTAGCACCTTTATCTCATATTGTTTTAGTAATGTTGGGATTAGGAAAAGCTTATTATCAAGGTGTATTAATGGACGGTAAAGAAGCTATGGAAAAAGGTGGAGTAAAAATATTACCTGAACTTTCTTCAAAAGAAGGATTGGCATTAATAAATGGAACTCAAGTTATGACTTCAGTTGGAGCTCATGTAACATATGATGCAATAAATTTAATGAAACATTTAGATTTAGCAGGGGCTTTAACAATAGAGGCTTTAAATGGAATTACTTGTGCTTTTGATCCAAGAGTTCATGAAATCAGAGGACACCAAGGACAAATAAGAACAGCAGAAAATTTTAGAAGAATTTTAGAAGGAAGTAGAAATACTACAAAACAAGGACAATTAAGAGTTCAAGATCCATATGTATTGAGATGTATACCACAAATTCATGGAGCTAGTAAAGATGCTTTAGAATATTTAAGATATAAAGTAGAAATGGAAATGGATGCAGTAACAGATAATCCGATTATTTTCTGTGAAACAGATGATGTTATATCTGGAGGAAATTTTCATGGACAACCAATGGCTTTAATATTTGATTATTTAGGAATAGCAATATCAGAAATGGCAAATGTTTCAGAAAGAAGAATAGAAAGATTAGTAAATCCTAATTTAAATTTTGGATTACCAGCATTTTTAGTAGAAAATGGGGGAGTAAATTCAGGATTTATGATAGTTCAATATGCAGCAGCAGCTGTAGTGTCAGAAAATAAGGTTTTAGCACATCCTGCTTCAGTAGATTCGATTCCTTCATCAGCAAATCAAGAGGATCATGTTTCAATGGGAACTATTGCAGCAAGAAAAGCTGGAGAAATATTAAAAAATGCAAGAAAAGTAATTGCAATGGAAATGTTATGTGCTTGTCAAGGAGTAGATCTTAGAAAAGCCCAAGATAAATTAGGAGAAGGTACTAGAGATGCATATAGATTAGTAAGAGAAAAAGTATCATATTATGATGCAGATAGAGTTATGCATTTAGATATAGATTCAGTAGAAAATTTAATAGAAAGTAATAAAGTAGTAGAGGCAGTAGAAAAAGTAATAGGAGAAATGAAAATATAA
- the tsaE gene encoding tRNA (adenosine(37)-N6)-threonylcarbamoyltransferase complex ATPase subunit type 1 TsaE: MEKIMSFAEINDFSKKLANYVMPGDTVALIGDLGTGKTTFSQNFAKEFGVTENLKSPTFNYVLEYFSGKFPLYHFDVYRLSTPEEIYEVGYEDYINGDGVILIEWANIIESELPKEYIEIKFEYFGENTRKLNISFIGNKVREKELLELC, encoded by the coding sequence ATGGAAAAAATAATGTCATTTGCCGAAATAAATGATTTTTCTAAAAAATTGGCAAACTATGTTATGCCTGGAGATACAGTTGCTTTAATTGGAGATTTAGGAACAGGTAAAACAACTTTTAGTCAAAATTTTGCAAAAGAATTTGGTGTTACAGAAAATTTAAAAAGTCCAACTTTTAACTATGTGTTAGAATATTTTTCTGGAAAATTTCCTCTTTATCATTTTGATGTATATAGATTATCTACCCCAGAAGAAATTTATGAAGTAGGTTATGAAGATTATATAAATGGTGATGGAGTAATTTTAATAGAATGGGCTAATATAATCGAATCAGAACTTCCAAAAGAATATATTGAAATAAAATTTGAATATTTTGGTGAAAATACAAGAAAATTAAATATTTCTTTTATTGGAAATAAAGTAAGAGAAAAGGAGTTGTTAGAATTATGTTAA
- the thrS gene encoding threonine--tRNA ligase — MKVELMDGSIKEFEKAENMFVIAKSISNSLVKKSVAAKVDGELKDMSYVLDHDAKVEFVTMDTEEGEHIIRHSAAHLMAQAVVRLFPGTKVTIGPAIENGFYYDFDSEEQFTPEDLEKIEAEMKKIAKEDLKIERVMMTREEAIKHFEELGEIYKVEIIKEIAKGDELSFYKQGEFMDLCRGPHVPSTSYIKAFKLKSVAGAYWRGDAKNKMLQRIYGLAFSNNDKLKDYLVFLEEAEKRDHRRLGKELELFFVSEYGPGFPIFLPKGMVLKNTLIDLWRREHKKAGYVEIQTPTMLNKELWETSGHWFNYRENMYTTSIDETDFAIKPMNCPGGVITYKNKIHSYKDLPERVGELGHVHRHEFSGALHGLMRVRAFTQDDAHIFMTPDQIQDEIIGVVQLIDKFYRGIFGFDYSIELSTKPEKAIGAQEIWDKAEAGLKGALEKIGVPYKLNPGDGAFYGPKLDFKIKDAIGRTWQCGTIQLDFNLPERFDINYIGEDGEKHRPVMIHRVVYGSIERFIGILIEHYAGAFPMWLAPTQVKILTLNDEVIPYAKEVMAMLEEKNIRVELDDRAETIGYKIREANGKYKIPMQLVIGKAEAENREVNVRRFGEKDQKTMKLEDFIPYAIDEATLKIKENL, encoded by the coding sequence ATGAAAGTAGAATTAATGGATGGAAGCATAAAAGAATTTGAAAAAGCAGAAAATATGTTTGTCATAGCTAAATCTATAAGTAATTCTTTAGTAAAAAAATCTGTTGCTGCTAAAGTTGACGGAGAACTAAAAGATATGTCTTATGTTTTAGACCATGACGCAAAAGTAGAATTTGTAACTATGGATACAGAAGAGGGAGAACATATAATCAGACACTCAGCAGCTCACTTAATGGCTCAAGCAGTTGTTAGATTATTCCCAGGAACAAAAGTAACAATAGGACCAGCTATAGAAAATGGTTTCTATTATGACTTTGATTCAGAAGAACAATTTACTCCAGAAGACTTAGAAAAAATTGAAGCTGAAATGAAAAAAATAGCTAAAGAAGATTTAAAAATCGAAAGAGTTATGATGACTAGAGAAGAAGCTATAAAACATTTTGAAGAGTTAGGAGAAATTTATAAAGTTGAAATTATAAAAGAAATTGCAAAAGGAGATGAACTTTCTTTCTACAAACAAGGAGAGTTTATGGACCTTTGTAGAGGACCTCATGTTCCATCAACATCATATATTAAAGCATTCAAATTAAAATCAGTTGCTGGAGCTTATTGGAGAGGTGACGCAAAAAATAAAATGCTTCAAAGAATATATGGTTTAGCATTTTCAAATAATGATAAATTAAAAGATTATTTAGTATTCTTAGAAGAAGCTGAAAAAAGAGACCACAGAAGATTAGGAAAAGAATTAGAATTATTCTTTGTAAGTGAATATGGACCAGGATTCCCAATCTTCTTACCAAAAGGAATGGTATTAAAAAATACTCTAATAGACTTATGGAGAAGAGAGCATAAAAAAGCTGGATATGTAGAAATTCAAACTCCTACAATGTTAAATAAAGAGTTATGGGAAACTTCAGGACACTGGTTTAACTACAGAGAAAATATGTATACTACTTCAATAGATGAAACAGATTTTGCTATAAAACCAATGAACTGCCCAGGTGGAGTTATAACTTATAAAAATAAAATTCACTCTTATAAAGATTTACCAGAAAGAGTTGGAGAATTAGGACATGTACATAGACATGAATTCTCAGGAGCTTTACATGGATTAATGAGAGTTAGAGCATTTACTCAAGATGACGCTCATATATTTATGACTCCAGACCAAATTCAAGATGAAATTATAGGAGTTGTACAATTAATAGATAAATTCTATAGAGGAATATTTGGATTTGATTATTCAATAGAGTTATCAACAAAACCAGAAAAAGCTATTGGAGCTCAAGAAATTTGGGATAAAGCAGAAGCTGGATTAAAAGGAGCTTTAGAAAAAATAGGTGTTCCTTATAAATTAAATCCTGGAGATGGAGCTTTCTATGGACCTAAATTAGACTTCAAAATTAAAGACGCTATTGGAAGAACTTGGCAATGTGGAACAATTCAATTAGACTTCAACTTACCAGAAAGATTTGATATTAACTACATTGGTGAAGATGGAGAAAAACATAGACCAGTAATGATTCATAGAGTTGTTTATGGTTCAATAGAAAGATTTATAGGAATCTTAATAGAACACTATGCTGGAGCTTTCCCTATGTGGTTAGCACCTACTCAAGTTAAAATATTAACTCTTAACGACGAAGTAATTCCTTATGCAAAAGAAGTTATGGCTATGTTAGAAGAGAAAAATATAAGAGTAGAATTAGATGATAGAGCTGAAACAATAGGTTACAAAATTAGAGAAGCAAATGGAAAATATAAAATTCCTATGCAACTTGTAATTGGAAAAGCAGAAGCTGAAAATAGAGAGGTTAATGTAAGAAGATTTGGAGAAAAAGACCAAAAAACTATGAAATTAGAAGATTTCATTCCTTATGCTATTGATGAAGCTACTTTAAAAATAAAAGAAAATTTATAA
- a CDS encoding methyltransferase domain-containing protein — translation MNFEKNFSTYDSNAIIQKEVAKKLVKIIEENINEKKFNRVFELGCGTGLFTKEVLKKFQIKNLDLNDYYDTKNYFKDINYNNFIVGDMVNSINEDYDIIISSSSFQWIDDLEKLIKNISKKTDKLFFSMYIDGNLEEIQKHFGVGLNYKTLGEITKILKKYFNEIKYFNEKKTLEFFTPLEALKHIKNTGVSLKNTKTSIEKIKSYKTRELTYSIGYFIAKK, via the coding sequence ATGAATTTTGAAAAAAATTTTTCAACATATGATAGTAATGCAATAATTCAAAAAGAAGTAGCTAAAAAATTAGTTAAGATAATTGAAGAAAATATTAATGAAAAAAAGTTTAATAGAGTTTTTGAATTAGGATGTGGAACGGGACTTTTTACTAAAGAAGTTTTAAAAAAATTTCAAATAAAAAATTTAGATTTAAATGATTATTATGATACAAAAAATTATTTTAAAGATATAAATTATAATAATTTTATAGTTGGAGATATGGTAAATTCTATAAATGAAGATTATGATATTATAATTTCAAGTTCTAGTTTTCAATGGATAGATGATTTAGAAAAATTAATTAAGAATATTTCAAAGAAAACTGATAAATTATTTTTTTCTATGTATATTGATGGAAATTTAGAAGAAATTCAAAAACACTTTGGAGTTGGTCTTAATTATAAAACATTAGGAGAAATTACAAAAATATTAAAAAAATATTTTAATGAAATTAAATATTTTAATGAGAAAAAAACTTTAGAATTTTTTACTCCATTAGAAGCATTAAAACATATTAAAAATACAGGAGTATCTTTAAAGAACACAAAAACATCTATAGAAAAAATAAAATCATATAAAACAAGAGAGTTAACTTATTCAATAGGATATTTTATAGCTAAAAAATAA
- a CDS encoding pimeloyl-ACP methyl esterase BioG family protein, which produces MNAIIFFNGWGMNENAIKDLKIPENFIVKNITFPYLLNVEELKEFKNIYFIGWSFGVYYLCKFLSENFQIKYKKVIAINGTPEVIGKFGIDERVYNLTLKNINEKNIEKFYINIGYKRKNNEKSIESLIEELKYLKENYKPQKNYISTAIIGEKDITIPAKNQIKYYEKEKVNIIKLPISHFPFYYLDSWEKIINIDEGQNEF; this is translated from the coding sequence ATGAATGCAATAATCTTTTTTAATGGCTGGGGAATGAATGAAAATGCAATAAAAGATTTAAAAATTCCAGAAAATTTTATTGTAAAAAATATAACTTTTCCATATTTATTAAATGTAGAAGAATTAAAAGAATTTAAAAATATTTATTTTATAGGTTGGTCTTTTGGAGTATATTATCTTTGTAAATTTTTATCAGAAAATTTTCAAATAAAATATAAAAAAGTTATTGCAATAAATGGAACACCAGAAGTTATTGGAAAATTTGGAATAGATGAGAGAGTTTATAATTTGACTTTAAAAAATATAAATGAAAAAAATATTGAAAAATTCTATATAAATATAGGATATAAAAGAAAAAATAATGAAAAAAGTATTGAGAGTTTAATAGAGGAATTGAAATATTTGAAAGAAAATTATAAACCACAAAAAAATTATATTTCAACTGCAATAATTGGAGAAAAAGATATTACAATTCCAGCTAAGAATCAAATAAAATATTATGAAAAAGAAAAAGTTAATATTATAAAATTACCTATTTCCCACTTTCCTTTTTATTATTTAGATAGTTGGGAAAAAATTATAAATATTGATGAGGGACAAAATGAATTTTGA
- a CDS encoding DUF4250 domain-containing protein produces the protein MNFIKMDINIAYSMINMKLRDFYSSLDSLCEDMDIDKNELVEHFEKNGYIYDESKNQFSLK, from the coding sequence ATGAATTTTATAAAAATGGATATAAATATAGCTTATAGTATGATAAATATGAAATTGAGAGATTTTTATTCATCACTTGATAGTCTATGTGAAGATATGGATATTGATAAAAATGAACTTGTAGAACATTTCGAAAAAAATGGTTATATTTATGATGAAAGCAAAAATCAATTTTCTTTAAAATAA
- the rfaE2 gene encoding D-glycero-beta-D-manno-heptose 1-phosphate adenylyltransferase has product MLIDREFGKQLVEMLKAQNKKVVFTNGCFDILHVGHLRYLNEAKRQGDVLIVGVNSDSSVKKLKGESRPINNQYDRAEMLGGLKAVDFTVIFEEDTPEELIACLKPSIHVKGGDYTKDDLPETKIVESYGGEVRILSFVEGKSTTNIVKKIQG; this is encoded by the coding sequence ATGTTAATAGACAGAGAATTTGGAAAACAATTAGTAGAAATGTTAAAAGCTCAAAATAAAAAAGTTGTTTTTACAAATGGATGTTTTGATATTTTACATGTAGGTCATCTAAGATATTTGAATGAAGCTAAAAGACAAGGAGATGTACTTATTGTAGGAGTTAATTCAGATAGTTCTGTAAAAAAATTAAAAGGAGAATCTCGTCCAATAAATAACCAATATGATAGAGCAGAAATGTTAGGAGGATTAAAAGCAGTAGATTTTACTGTAATTTTTGAAGAAGATACTCCAGAAGAATTAATTGCTTGTTTAAAACCTTCTATTCATGTAAAAGGTGGAGATTATACAAAAGATGACCTTCCTGAAACCAAAATAGTTGAAAGTTATGGTGGAGAAGTTAGAATTTTATCTTTTGTAGAGGGAAAATCTACTACAAATATAGTGAAAAAAATTCAAGGATAG